A single genomic interval of Peribacillus sp. FSL H8-0477 harbors:
- a CDS encoding sensor domain-containing diguanylate cyclase has product MVISNRKIWTIWGLWALIFPLGLWLTFHYFPPQFIGKEWHLLAFLALMCVLSMMPIMINKDPVTVVQGVSLALFLEFGLAAEIMATQISFIFILLMVHIRRPEVYRIPLNSLLFFIMSLMSGLAYYSFGGDHQFGSTLDGKHIFLIMVYQLVYFVTNSIMLSISDYFLHNKKFTFKDESLLWDGIATLLILPIGIILFILYQQIGIISIVLIGVPIISLAWILKLYNQSKQINTHLKSAGEFGHQLTQKLHIDGVLELFINRISTIVETEQGYIFDIYNAEKEIHLLRYFENGVAKEKNIEPLRNGLGITGEVWQTGKALLFHSRKEWKHLDMGIIEPNIESIMTIPIVRDKLVVAEVMLVSTKKRAYENHQMMIMDILCSYLGVAIENARHHSLAMQQSERCPLTNLYNYRYIERELQVQFTNLANHITKNVSLILIDIDRFKAVNDSFGHQSGNEILCQLAERLNSIVGKTGTLARYGGEEFVILLPNLAKEEAFKFAEFIRLSIANKPFAVHSDLDEHRSKQLVTITASMGVATAPIDADDEQALIRHADRAMYTGAKQAGRNKVAQYVG; this is encoded by the coding sequence ATGGTGATTTCAAATCGGAAAATATGGACGATATGGGGATTATGGGCACTAATTTTTCCATTAGGTCTCTGGCTGACGTTTCATTATTTTCCTCCTCAATTCATCGGCAAGGAATGGCACCTTTTAGCCTTTTTAGCATTAATGTGTGTTCTTTCCATGATGCCGATCATGATTAACAAGGATCCGGTAACGGTCGTACAAGGTGTTTCGTTAGCTCTCTTTCTCGAATTTGGATTAGCAGCAGAAATCATGGCGACACAGATTTCCTTCATCTTTATCCTTTTGATGGTACACATCCGTCGTCCGGAAGTATATCGCATTCCGCTTAATTCACTACTATTTTTTATTATGAGTTTAATGAGCGGTTTAGCCTATTATTCATTCGGCGGTGATCATCAATTTGGTTCAACATTAGATGGGAAGCACATTTTTTTAATCATGGTCTACCAGTTAGTCTATTTTGTTACCAACTCAATTATGCTCTCCATCTCAGATTATTTTTTACATAATAAGAAATTCACGTTTAAAGATGAAAGTCTCTTATGGGACGGCATAGCCACTTTGTTGATATTGCCAATCGGGATTATCTTATTCATTCTCTATCAACAAATCGGAATTATTTCAATCGTCCTTATTGGCGTTCCCATCATTAGCTTAGCTTGGATTCTAAAATTATATAATCAATCTAAACAGATTAATACTCATTTGAAAAGTGCTGGAGAATTTGGTCATCAGCTTACTCAAAAACTTCATATCGATGGTGTTCTTGAATTATTCATTAATCGGATATCGACGATTGTTGAGACTGAACAGGGCTATATATTCGATATATATAACGCAGAAAAGGAAATTCATCTACTGCGCTATTTTGAAAATGGTGTGGCTAAAGAAAAAAATATCGAGCCGCTGCGGAATGGACTTGGAATTACCGGAGAAGTTTGGCAGACGGGGAAAGCGTTACTCTTTCATTCTCGCAAAGAATGGAAGCATCTCGATATGGGCATCATTGAGCCGAATATAGAGAGTATTATGACGATTCCGATTGTCAGAGACAAGCTGGTTGTAGCAGAAGTCATGCTTGTATCGACAAAAAAACGCGCCTATGAAAACCATCAAATGATGATAATGGATATTCTTTGTTCGTATCTAGGTGTGGCTATTGAAAATGCTAGACACCATTCACTGGCCATGCAGCAAAGCGAGCGCTGCCCATTAACTAATTTATATAATTACCGATATATAGAACGAGAACTGCAAGTACAGTTTACGAATCTAGCTAACCACATTACGAAAAATGTCTCACTTATTTTAATCGATATTGATCGGTTTAAAGCGGTAAACGATAGTTTTGGTCATCAAAGCGGCAATGAAATTCTCTGCCAGTTAGCAGAACGGCTGAATTCAATTGTGGGTAAAACGGGAACGTTAGCTAGATATGGCGGAGAAGAATTTGTAATTCTTCTTCCGAATCTAGCAAAGGAAGAAGCTTTTAAATTTGCTGAATTTATCCGATTATCGATTGCCAATAAACCATTCGCGGTCCATTCAGATCTTGATGAACACCGCTCCAAACAGCTGGTGACGATTACTGCCAGTATGGGTGTAGCCACTGCGCCTATTGATGCGGATGACGAACAAGCACTGATTCGTCACGCAGACCGTGCCATGTATACAGGAGCTAAGCAGGCCGGAAGGAACAAAGTTGCTCAGTATGTGGGATAA